In Herbaspirillum sp. WKF16, one genomic interval encodes:
- the mlaE gene encoding lipid asymmetry maintenance ABC transporter permease subunit MlaE: MIAGLLGGLGRSIREFVAGVGFAARMFVNMLGASLGLLRRPRLITDQIHFIGNYSLVIIAVSGLFVGFVLGLQGYYTLNKYGSEQALGLLVALSLTRELGPVVTALLFAGRAGTSLTAEIGLMKAGEQLSAMEMMAVNPLQRVVAPRFWAGVIAMPVLAAIFSAVGVIGGYIVGVLMIGVDEGAFWSQMQGGVDVWNDIANGVLKSIVFGIAVTFVALFQGYEAQPTPEGVARATTRTVVIASLMVLGLDFLLTALMFS, from the coding sequence ATGATTGCCGGCCTGCTCGGCGGCCTGGGCCGCTCCATCCGCGAGTTCGTGGCCGGCGTCGGCTTTGCCGCGCGCATGTTCGTCAACATGCTGGGCGCCTCGCTGGGCCTGCTGCGCCGCCCGCGCCTGATCACCGACCAGATCCACTTCATCGGCAACTACTCGCTGGTGATCATCGCCGTCTCGGGGCTGTTCGTCGGCTTCGTGCTCGGCCTGCAGGGCTATTACACGCTTAACAAGTACGGCTCCGAACAGGCGCTGGGCCTGCTGGTGGCCTTGTCGCTGACGCGCGAACTGGGCCCGGTGGTGACGGCGCTGCTGTTCGCCGGCCGCGCCGGCACCTCGCTGACCGCCGAGATCGGCCTGATGAAGGCCGGCGAGCAGCTGTCCGCGATGGAAATGATGGCGGTCAATCCGCTGCAGCGCGTGGTGGCGCCGCGCTTCTGGGCCGGCGTGATCGCCATGCCGGTGCTGGCGGCGATCTTCAGCGCCGTGGGCGTGATCGGCGGCTACATCGTCGGCGTGCTGATGATCGGCGTCGACGAGGGCGCGTTCTGGTCGCAGATGCAAGGCGGCGTGGACGTCTGGAACGACATCGCCAACGGCGTGCTGAAGAGCATCGTGTTCGGCATCGCGGTGACCTTCGTCGCGCTGTTCCAGGGCTACGAGGCGCAGCCGACGCCGGAAGGCGTGGCGCGCGCGACCACCCGCACCGTGGTGATCGCTTCTTTGATGGTGCTGGGTCTGGACTTCCTCCTGACCGCGCTGATGTTCAGCTGA
- a CDS encoding ABC transporter ATP-binding protein translates to MPNIVEIRDLHFRYGDRPILSGLHMDFPRGKVVAVMGGSGSGKTTILRLIGGQLQPQQGTLAVDGENVPGLDTKQLYLLRRKMGMLFQNGALFTDMTVFDNVAFPLREHTDLGEELIRDLVLMKLNAVGLRNAAALKPAEISGGMARRVALARTIALDPMLIMYDEPFAGLDPISMGVTANLIRRLNDALGSTSILVSHDVNESFSIADYVYFLSAGKIVAQGTPDEMRTSSDPYVKQFVHAETDGPVPFHYPGKSLAEDLGLGGRP, encoded by the coding sequence TTGCCTAATATCGTAGAAATCCGCGATCTGCACTTCCGTTATGGCGACCGGCCGATCCTGTCCGGCCTCCATATGGATTTCCCTCGCGGAAAAGTGGTGGCGGTAATGGGCGGTTCGGGGTCGGGCAAGACCACCATCCTGCGCCTGATCGGCGGCCAGTTGCAGCCGCAGCAGGGCACGCTGGCGGTGGATGGCGAGAACGTCCCGGGGCTGGATACGAAACAGCTCTATCTGCTGCGCCGCAAAATGGGCATGCTGTTCCAGAACGGCGCGCTGTTTACCGACATGACCGTGTTCGACAACGTGGCGTTCCCGCTGCGCGAGCACACCGACCTGGGCGAGGAGCTGATCCGCGACCTGGTGCTCATGAAGCTCAATGCCGTCGGCCTGCGCAACGCCGCGGCCCTGAAGCCGGCCGAGATCTCCGGCGGCATGGCGCGTCGCGTGGCGCTGGCGCGCACGATCGCGCTCGACCCGATGCTGATCATGTACGACGAGCCCTTCGCCGGCCTCGATCCGATTTCCATGGGCGTGACCGCCAACCTGATCCGCCGTCTCAACGACGCCCTGGGGTCGACCTCGATCCTGGTGTCGCACGACGTCAACGAATCCTTCTCGATCGCCGATTACGTGTATTTCCTGTCGGCCGGCAAGATCGTGGCCCAGGGCACGCCCGACGAGATGCGCACTTCCTCCGATCCTTACGTGAAGCAATTCGTGCATGCCGAAACGGACGGCCCGGTGCCGTTCCACTATCCGGGCAAGTCGCTGGCCGAGGATCTCGGCCTGGGAGGCCGCCCATGA